The DNA segment AGGGTTTGAAAACCATTGAAGAGCTGGTGGAAAACAAAGCTGGGaaaatattttgggaaaaaagttagtaaagtgtgtgtgtgtgtgtgtctcctcagAACAACCACATGCAGAGTCTGACGGACTTCGTGGAGGCTCAAGCCTCTTACTTTGCGGAATGTAACCAGCACGCGCAGGAGctgcagaagcagctgctcaggttGGTACCAAATGACCATAGATTTCTATGGGAGTTTTCACCCTGCTGACGCAGAGCTGTGCCTGTTTTCCTCTGCTGGGGGCGCTATACGCAGTGCTGTTGTTGGAGGGAAACAAATTCTGCAGGAAAGAAGATGTTGTTTGTTAAACTAGTGATGGGAAGTTTGTCTCTTCCTGAGCCGAGTTACGACCGAGGGTCGCTCTCTCCTGCAGCATCCCGGCCGTCCTGTGCTCCAACAACTGGCAGGCAGAGGTGGCAGCTCAAGGCACTGAGACGTCCTCAAACCAACCTGTGGAAGTGAACCACATCACTCCAGTCCACGTGGACGCCTGTCGTCTTCCAGACTTCGATCAAGACACCTGGAACACCGACCAGACAAACACGCAGCTTCCTGTCcagaccaacaacaacaacaacaacatagcTGAGCATCAGGAGTGGAGCCGGTCTTCCGTAGCAGACCACGCGCTCAGTCCAGACAGTAAATCAGAGTCGCAGCTGGTAACTGAGCCGCAGCTCGGCCCTGCTGACAGAGAAGAACCTCCAGATCCCTCTGGTGCCACAGACAGAGGCGCACGCTCACATCTGAACCAGGATGAAGCGAAGGACACTTCCCCGGCCGCAACCGAGGCAACCACCAAGTGAGCTGCCCTCAGTCTAATATAGAGACCTGCAGGGTGGATGTGGTGCACCGGGTCACATCTGTGGCAGCTGATGTGGACTCTTAAGAGGCTGCAGAACCATCATGGTTTCATTAACCCCAGCGGGGGCAGCCATTACTTCTGCCTGTGTCAGTCATCACTTATCGTCAGGTGCCGCATCAGACTTCAGCCGTCTTATTTATGCTCATGAGtgttaggtgtgtgtgtgtgtgtcttcgtGAGCAGAGCTGTTTTCTGAATGAAACTCTTACTCATTGGTGCCAATTTCCCGCCTGAAGATGCAAGTATGAGTTCGTATTGTGGATCTGTCTGTTGCGTTACACAACTGTTGTGTGTCCAGAGCAGTCCACAGTGACGATTGTGTTTCGTcgtcctcctgctcttctgctgctgtACACTGCAGCCAAATCCTGTCAGATGAGCTGAACTGCTGAGAGTTTAAAAATATTAGAGAAAATATATGAACATAAATCTGGATTTAACTTTTCAGTTTGAGAAGTGGTTTTGTCCAGTGACTGTGAAGTTTACTGTCGTCTGTATGGAAGTGAAAAACGTCACAGTAAAGAAGAGGAGTCGATGTTTGTTGTGAGTTCTTGTGCGGGAAAGTGAAGGAGGATCACGAGGGGCAACACTTCAGGCTTCACTCGACTCATTAGACTGGAAAAACCTCAAATAATGGTAAGTTATTGCAGCTCATTGACATGCTAACGCTAACTGATATTAGCATGTTTGCTAAAATTAACCAGCAGTTTTGCCAAACATGGCAGGGAAGCTGGAGTCATAGCTGGGTGTTAGGTTGGCTGAGAAGTCTGGTCATTGATGTATCAGTTTTTGaagcatttgaaaatgtttgaaCAGTGTAGCGATTTCTAGCGTTAGCCCAATTGCTAACAGTGCGCCTCGCGCCGGAGCCACACATATGGTGAGTGTGGGTTTCAGTACATTTCTCAGATCAGAGTTTAACTTCAAACAAATGCATTGTTACATTCCTGCAGCTGACTTACACTTAGTAGTTGTAGTTCTACAGTTTAGTTCAGGGACAACAAGACTTGTGAGAAACACACCCACAGTTCTGCATCCAGAGGGTTTCAGAATTCAGTGTATAATGTACTACGTATAGCAACCAATTTatgaaattcagttgaaatgaatgagtgaaataGTATTTAAAAAGAGTGTGTTTTTCCTAGTGTTTGAGTTGTGCTCATTTTCCGCTTGAAGCAACATCACTCAACAGCACACTAGTGAGTGACTGGCTCTCTGTGTTTCACAGGGACTGGCTGGgtgtttcctgttttcatcTGTGCGCGGTCAGATCACATATATCTGTGCGACCCCCGCGATGGGCTCCACTTAGAGGACGAGGGTTAAAGTTTCCCTGTCCAGATGTTGTTGATTTTCTTCACAGAGTTGGAGCGGCGACGCGGACCCACTCGGGACGGCGAATGGAAACACGCTCATTAGTGCAACACGGGCCAACTGATGTCATGGACCACCAACTGCAGAAGCGTAGAAACTGGGTTTCACGCTGACACATTAAAGTGTTCCACCTGTGCTCTCCACCAGGTCGGTCACAAGTCGGCGATTGTCCCACGCCAGCCGCGCGTCGACCTGCCAGGTTCTGACCCAGATTTCGCACTTTCACACTTCACATCTCTCTGAGTGACGCCGGTGAAGCCAGACTTGGCTGACTGCAATATCATTACCGTTATTACAGAATAATGAGCTGTGGCGGCTGACACTTCACACAACCACTCAGTCAGCTCGGAGAAGCTTTTTCACAGATTGACGCCTTTTGGTCCACAACACCATTAAAACTTCAAACACTGTCAGCCACACGTCGTCTTTCCTCTGCTGCAGTCGCACCACGGCACACTTGTTTGCCCCTCGCTGCCTGATCAACCTTCAGCAGAACTGTATCCTGGCTGGTTTTTTTGGGGCCAACAAAGATGCGTCAGAGCGCTCCTCGGAGATACTGGGAGGAAGTGGATTTATATTTAGCTGGACTTGATGAGTAACAAACTGCCAGCAGGATGCTATTGTTTTCAAAGTGCTGTAACTCTGCTCCTCACACATGCGGCTTACAAGTGATCTGAAAAATACACGAAGCGAAGACTATTTTATCTTGCACAGAAAAGATCAGCTGACAGAACAATTCTTTAGATACACAAAGCTTcaaaaattcatttgaaaacaatttGCATGGGATTAGATGTCATGGGTTCAAAAACATGCACGCAATGACgcaaacagcttttttttttctatcaactCACATGTCCCTCtgtttttgaaaacactttctCATTCAAAGTAGTTTGATCTTGATTTTAAGACTTGTGTGGCACTAGTGGGCACTAGAGCCAGTGGTGGGCCAGCCtgggatgggtggatggatggatgggtggatgggtggatgggtggaaagagggatgatggatggatgggtggaaggatgggtgaatggatggatgggtggatggaatgGTGGATGGGTGGAAAGAGGGATGATGGACGGATGGGTgaatagatgggtggatggatggatgggtggatgggatggtggatgggtggaaagagggatgatggatggatgggtggaaggATGGGTgaatagatgggtggatggaatggtggatgggtggaaagagggatgatggatggatgggtgaatagatgggtggatggaatggtggatgggtggaaagagggatgatggatggatgggtggaaggATGGGTgaatagatgggtggatggatggaaggatggattcTTGGAAGgatgagaatgaatgaatgggtgaatGGAAGGATGAAGGatggaatggatggatgggtggatggaatggtggatgggtggaaagagggatgatggatggatgggtggaaggAAGGATAGGTGATGGAAGGATGGCTTGGTGGAAGGAAGCgtgattgatggatggatgggtgaatcaaaagatgatggatggatggatgggaggagGGATGGGTGGAAGGATGGGTGAATGGAtcagtgaatggatgaatggatcgGTGAATGGAAGGATGAATTCTTGGAAGGAagattgaatgaatggatggatgggtgaatggAAGGATGATGATAGAagggtggatgggtggaaggATAGATGgaatggtggatggatgggtgaatggatgtatgggaggatggatggatggtggaaggAAGGGTGAATGGAAGGATAGATGAATGGATTGGGGATGAAGAgagagtgatggatggatggatggaagggcaGATGGATGTAAGGATGAATAGGTGGAAGGATGGGTGaattgatggatggaaggatagaAGGATGGATGTGGACGGAAGGGTGAATGGTTGGATGGGCCGGtgaatggaaggatggatggtggaAGGAAGGGTGAATGGATAGGTGGGTGAGTAgaaggatggattgatggaagGATGAATGATGCGTGCTGCTCTACTGAAGAACTTAACTGCAGCAGTGGGTTTGCTGAATGAATCCTCGCTTCTCTTTGAGCGCACAGTCATCGCTATGACGATCCCCAAACAGAGATAACAACACTAGTTCATGTGTCTTGTAATCTTAAATTGTCTTGACAGCATGATGAATTTCCAAACGCTGCTGTGTCACTTGTTGCTTGGATTAAGGACAAAATGAGATCCACCCTGTAAAACCACACACTTATACGCTGACTCGCTCCGGGTTTTAAAAGTAGTTTGTGCTTTGGAATGGCACGTTGGAGGTTTGTTTTTCTGGCGCTCTGACGACACCCCTGAAGTACACAGTTGCCTTTTGCTCCACTCCATCCTTCCAGTTCCCCTTTCCTGCCCTGTCTTCCATCCAACTCCCCCTCAGTGCCAGCCGGGAGAGATTTATGTGACAGCTATGTTGTAGGTGTGGTGCTCAGGTGGCCAGGCAGCGGCGTCTGGCCTGCGCTGATAAATGTGGCTTTCCTGCTCACACGACCCACTTAAAGACGGAAAAACTATGTTCGCACAAAAGCAGCGCTGGACTGTTGAGGACAGCTGAGGTCGAATCGCTACTGAGATGTGAGGAAACACCAGAGGAATGTGTTGCTTATTTAATCTTAGCTCATTGACTAAATGTTACAATTGGACTTTCCCATCTTGGGATTCATCAGCCATGTTCTGACAAACTTGTATGAAATGAAAGTCTGACGCGATGATTCCTCATGAATATTTTGCTGTAGGGGAGTCAAGTCACCGCCTGTGTATTCAATGAAAAATTTGCCAGTAAAAAAGAGACGAAACCAAGTACTGAAGCTAGAATTGGCCGAGCCCCAACCTCTCTCGCTCCAAGAAAACAGGACAGGCTCCAGCATCCCGCGACCTTGACAAGGGCATCAACTGAAGACATGAATGATGACATTCataacaatattttttcaattcaagCCTCTCACGGCCATCTTTGATTTGTGGATTTCCTCTCCGTGTTCCTGCTCTTCCTGAGATAAAAGCTGCCATCACTTCGTCCGGCCCAAACCTGAATGAGTCCCCTGCTGGAGTGGAAGCCCACCAGAACCAGAGGAACCCTCTGCAAGACATGCTGACATCTGCAGAGGAAACATGGTCCGAGCTTTTCCGCTGACCTGAACAAGCTGGCTGACACCTGAATAGAGCACGGCTGCTGCGGCAGGAGCTATGTTGAATAAAAGAATGCACATTGctcccagaaaaaaaagttgtaacTTTTAAACCCGAGACACCTTTGTGCAGCTTGTGAGTGGACTGGTGTGTGTCCAGGGTGTGCCTCCACTACATCACTCTTTCTGCAGCCTTTGCAGGATCAGATTGATGGAATGAAAGTAACATGCCTGTCTGGACTgagaaaatgtttatgttcatCCTAAAGTTCCCGCCTTTagattttgtggaaaaaaagacgAACTTGAAAAAGTTCACTGTTTTCTCTCTGTAAAGAAGCAGTGCTTTTCTTGTCCACGGACTGAACTAATCTATTTACACAGCTCACTTCTCGCCGCCCGCCATCGTCACATGCCTGCCCTGTCCCCATAATGCCCCTCATTTCCCACTCACTTTGACAGACCCTCCACCGGAGCATGACTCACCAGCCCCCCTCTTCACATCAGACCCACGCCCCCCAAACGTCCGGCCTCCATCCTCCAGAGTATAAAAAGTCAGCAGCCTCTGCCTTGGAGTGAGGAGTTCCACTCAGCAGGGGGTGAAGCGAAGAAGCGGCTGCACGAATCGAGGGTTTCTCCATTTACACGGATGGCGGCACACACGGCCATGTGTGTGTTCCTTATCTGGCCTCTGCTGTGTGCGCTCGGATGTGTCGGCGCATCTGCCAATGACTATGATGGAAACTACTACGGAGACAGCTACGATAATGAGATATCCCTGGACCAGCTGGAAGGTAGGCTTctgtttcttccccttttttTGGTCAGTTATTGACCGTAAGTGAGAATAGAGAAACAGAGCTTTTCTCTTGTAAACTGGAAAAGCACGCATAGATGTCAGCCCCCTGCCAAGCTGCTCATGTCCACCCATATAGTGTTTTGTTTACCTGATACTGTTGCCCTAAAATTCATACTTAAGTGAGGAAGAAGGTTGCTGGAGGTGTAGCTTCAAAGGATGGAGCTTCAGAGCAGATGGGCAGCTGAAATGATGGGCATTGCTCAAAGGTTTATCCCATGTAGAAATTTCAAACACCGTCTGACAGAAGAGAACCAAGGCTTTTGTGCTCGCAAAATTACGGTCAAAGTGGTGGTCACCAGTACATATGCACAAGGGCCTTCTAGACACTGAGCAGATTCACTTGGAGTAGCCCTGGATCAGTGTTCTGTGGGTACAGCAGTGCTTGAACGGGAGGAGTGAGTCCAAAATCAAACTTTCCAATGATGTATGATGTGCAGATGGGTGTTGATCCTTACAAAGAAGGTGTGAGGTAGAGAGTGGTGTTGCAGCGATGCTTCATaggtttggatttgttttgagtATGAGTTGGAAGACATGGTTTGAAGGCGactgagagaccagcaggctgctcagtcctGCCCACACCAGCCTGAATAATCGGAATTACAGCCCAGGAGTTGAAAGCTTGTGATCCTGAATATGGAGAGGAAATTTAGATTCATGATCTCAGTCCACTTATTCAAGTCATTGTAAAGTGTTTTCTCTGTTAAAGTCTGTTCTCTGtaaattacagtggtacctcggttttcaaacgtcccggacttcgaacaaatgcgcaaatttcaagatttttttgcttctgattatgaacgaaaatccagaactcgaacgctcccGAAAAAGGCTGGAAAAAATAGAAcgcgcacggaccgatcagctgacccacaacgcgctttgttattgtgtataacgcagcctctgtatgcagatgtgtcccgctagctacatttactgactcttttttcttcatattgaggtgtaaaacctttcctgtctccgcactggagtgtcacaggggaggtgctcctcgacacctccgaggctggagcgcgcactccagggtttgatgtcctgttgtgggctggagctgggacagggatgaggcgagtctgggacagagcgtgacttggtttatgactttgtcacagccaaactgcacagaagcgcacattcagagctggacacgctccgggcacctcttcacttctggagagacgtcactcactcagcaacccctcccacatgcagcggccacacacatagaggaacagcgcacctgcagcagacactctacattcactcctacaaaagcctattttaaggctcggaatgcattatttctttttccattatttgtaatgggaaaaatcgattcagattttgaacaaatcgcttcttgaacggccgtctggaacggattgtggttgagaaccgaggtaccactgtagtttttGGACTAATTTCTGCTGAGGTATGAGCGTTTGGTCAAAACATGATGGTAGATTGAAGAATTCCAGTCGCTCATCTTCCTGCTACTGTTTCTCACGGATCTCCTCAGGGGATGAGTCAACGTCGCCCTGTCAGAGTGTGGACATATCTCGCTGGGAGAAGCTCTTCATCACGCTGGAGAACTCCCACATGAGGCAGAACGTGCTGCTGGAGTCGCTCCAGACCTGCTGCGGTGGGATGATGTCTCTCAGGActcaggtggagcagctggtgagACGCAGCCACCAGGTACGGAGCGAGGAGGCCGCATGTCGGAGGCAGGTGGAGCAGGTCGCCCTCGGAATGCAGCAGAGCATGCTGGAGCTCCAGGATGAGCAGTCGGAGAGAGAACAGCGGCTGAATGCCACCTtgcagaagctgctggagagcGTGCTCCGAGAGAAGAAGGAGTACAGTGTCACGCTAGATGAGACAAACACACCGTCAGTGTTGCAGGCGTTTCCATCTGTCCAGGCGGAATCATCACTGTTGGACCTGGCTTCAGTGCAAAAGACCCTGGTTACCATAGCAACAGACCTGCGGAAggttcagcagcagctgaacaGAGTGTTGGACCACACTGGAACTCTAATGAGGGACAGAGGTGAGACATGAGCGGCTGTGATCAGTGGCTTGTGTTTCCACATCTCCATCATGAATTAAAGCACCACCCTGTGGAGAATCATTTCCTGACTCTGAGTCTCCCCTCATTTCCTGCATCTTCACCGCCTCATGTTTGTGGCGAGACTCTACAAATGTTGGGAACCGCACGACAGCGAGCTGATGTTATTAACCGTGCGGTGGCCGCTCCCTCTCATTATCTCATTTAACAGAGGCTTGTTGGACGACGCACGACTTCACCACTGCTCATCTGTTTATTACATCTTATTATTGGCTggcgtttcatgaaaccaaaaaTAGAAAAGCGACAAAATCACTTTCTTGACGGCCGTGCAGGTTTGGTGTTAAATCTAGCTCAGAAATGTAGTGATTTAAACTGCTGTGGCTGTTAGGTTGAAACACTACAGTTACAATATGAATACCAAAAGACTGGAATCCCAAACAAAGCtgaaacatttctttcatttcctgGTCGTGGAATGTGGAGGCTCCACTCTGAGCTTCTAGCTCTGAATTGAAACTTTTACCTGTGTTTGCATTGATTCTGCAGAAACGCTGGGCCTGCCCCCGACTCCAGCACATGCATCAAGATCTCCCCAGAGACACACTCCCCTCCTTCGGTGACCCCCAGAACCATTTAGTGACGATCATTGTGagtacaacaaaacaaaacattacttCTCAGTGTGTTGAGACCAGGAAAAGAGAGCGCTAAGGATGTCCGACACCACCGAGGAATACAGAACAGGTTGTTCATTTGTTAGATACGATCGCTTCCCTGCTCCAGGCGCAGCTGGCTTACCTCCATATATTAAcactgacagtgtgtgtgttcttttatCTGTGTTTTCATGATGGACGATCATCCCTCCTGCCTTTTATCTGTTTGCCAATTCAGCCGTCGCCTCCCACTCTATCCCTCGCCTCTGTTTTTTCTGTTCCTTGCTGGCAGCAAGTGTGGAGATTAATGTCGTGGCTTCGCTGCTGTCTGGCTGTTGGACTGACGTTGTTGAGATGTGGCCAGCACAATAAAGCAACGGCGTCAGAGATGCGAATTGTTCTCGACCGAGATTTTAATGTCACATTACACATTCATCACGGACAACACGTTGTAAGCACTTCTCAAAAGAGGACGATACAAAATAGATAAAGCTCCGATAAACACTGAACTGTGCTGTCTGTAAAAATGGGCGGGGCTTGAGGGAGGAGGTGTCTATTTGATGGGTGAGTCCATGATCTCCTCGTACTCCTCCCGGTGGCGACGCGCGGCGACGCGAGAAGGAAGCA comes from the Synchiropus splendidus isolate RoL2022-P1 chromosome 16, RoL_Sspl_1.0, whole genome shotgun sequence genome and includes:
- the LOC128747505 gene encoding pentraxin-related protein PTX3-like, with the translated sequence MAAHTAMCVFLIWPLLCALGCVGASANDYDGNYYGDSYDNEISLDQLEGDESTSPCQSVDISRWEKLFITLENSHMRQNVLLESLQTCCGGMMSLRTQVEQLVRRSHQVRSEEAACRRQVEQVALGMQQSMLELQDEQSEREQRLNATLQKLLESVLREKKEYSVTLDETNTPSVLQAFPSVQAESSLLDLASVQKTLVTIATDLRKVQQQLNRVLDHTGTLMRDRGET